In Virgibacillus sp. NKC19-16, a single genomic region encodes these proteins:
- the ruvA gene encoding Holliday junction branch migration protein RuvA — MIAYIKGNLTYIQEDSVVVDVHGIGYEIVCANPFVFQSSLNKEVQINTFHYVREDIQVLYGFKSEDEKQLFIKLISVSGIGPKGALAILGSVDVAGFISAIEREDDKFLTSFPGIGKKTARQIILDLKGKLTTMLAISGHMDADAGVDESNGAEGLVEAEEALKALGYTEREIKTVIPELRKESTTNTDEIIRKALALLMKH; from the coding sequence ATGATTGCATACATAAAGGGAAATCTTACATATATACAAGAAGATTCAGTTGTTGTGGATGTCCATGGTATTGGTTATGAAATAGTTTGTGCCAATCCCTTTGTCTTCCAGTCATCATTAAATAAAGAAGTGCAGATTAATACATTTCATTACGTCAGGGAGGATATACAAGTACTATACGGCTTTAAAAGTGAAGATGAAAAACAGCTGTTTATAAAACTTATATCCGTATCCGGAATTGGTCCTAAAGGTGCGTTAGCCATATTAGGATCAGTTGATGTTGCTGGATTTATATCAGCAATTGAACGTGAAGACGATAAATTTTTAACAAGCTTTCCAGGTATCGGAAAAAAGACAGCAAGGCAGATTATACTTGATTTAAAAGGTAAATTGACGACGATGCTAGCAATTTCAGGTCATATGGACGCTGACGCAGGTGTTGATGAATCAAATGGGGCAGAAGGGTTAGTAGAAGCAGAGGAAGCATTAAAAGCGCTGGGCTATACAGAACGGGAAATAAAAACCGTTATTCCTGAGCTACGAAAAGAAAGTACAACTAATACGGATGAAATAATTCGAAAGGCACTGGCATTATTAATGAAACATTAA